A single region of the Salvelinus sp. IW2-2015 linkage group LG20, ASM291031v2, whole genome shotgun sequence genome encodes:
- the LOC111982158 gene encoding homeobox protein Nkx-6.1-like → MLAVGQMDGSRQSAFLLSTAPLAALHSMTEMKTPLYPAYPLSSTGPASSTSPTATSPNPGGIQMSSPGIKTSSGMSSLGSLHQCIALGTPHGINDILSRPSVLAPGAAAAVAASSSAGILSGLPRFSSLSPPPPPGLYFSPSAVAVARYPKPLTDLPGRTPIFWPGVMQSPHWRDARFACSPHQNSILLDKDGKRKHTRPTFSGQQIFALEKTFEQTKYLAGPERARLAYSLGMTESQVKVWFQNRRTKWRKRHAAEMASAKKKQDSETERLNGASENEDDDDDYNKPLDPNSDDEKITQLLKKHKPNSSLLINTSENDSS, encoded by the exons ATGTTAGCAGTGGGGCAGATGGACGGGTCCCGACAGAGCGCATTCCTGCTAAGCACCGCACCTTTAGCGGCTCTGCATAGCATGACGGAGATGAAGACCCCACTCTACCCAGCCTACCCATTATCTTCCACCGGTCCGGCCTCTTCTACCTCACCTACTGCCACCTCTCCAAACCCCGGTGGCATCCAGATGTCCTCACCGGGGATCAAAACATCCTCCGGAATGTCATCTCTCGGATCGCTCCATCAATGCATTGCGCTAGGCACACCTCATGGAATAAACGACATCCTCAGTCGTCCTTCGGTCCTTGCCCCAGGAGCTGCTGCTGCCGTTGCTGCGTCCTCTTCTGCCGGAATCTTGTCCGGACTGCCCCGCTTCAGTAGCTTGAGCCCCCCGCCACCCCCTGGACTCTACTTCAGTCCCAGTGCTGTGGCAGTGGCTCGCTACCCCAAGCCCTTGACAGACCTTCCAGGCAGGACCCCGATATTCTGGCCAGGAGTCATGCAAAGCCCACATTGGAGAGACGCCAGATTCGCATGTTCACCGC aTCAAAATTCTATACTGCTTGACAAAGATGGAAAAAGAAAGCACACACGTCCCACCTTCTCTGGACAGCAAATATTTGCCCTAGAAAAGACTTTTGAACAAACGAAATATCTGGCTGGACCGGAGCGAGCACGACTGGCCTACTCGCTGGGAATGACAGAGAGCCAAGTAAAG GTGTGGTTTCAAAACCGAAGAACGAAATGGAGAAAACGCCACGCGGCTGAGATGGCTTCGGCAAAGAAGAAGCAGGATTCGGAGACGGAGAGGCTGAACGGGGCCTCGGAGAATGAagacgatgatgatgattataACAAGCCGTTGGACCCTAACTCAGACGACGAGAAAATAACACAATTACTGAAAAAACACAAACCAAACTCCTCACTCCTTATTAATACATCAGAAAACGACAGTTCGTAG